In Procambarus clarkii isolate CNS0578487 chromosome 50, FALCON_Pclarkii_2.0, whole genome shotgun sequence, one genomic interval encodes:
- the LOC138351729 gene encoding uncharacterized protein: MKSSKVAGMKEEILRQLRTKNEVAESRKELEVERRMMDRMKGRKRENKNKRTGTGKEKEKARLQVEKEKEKTRLEVEKEKEKTKQIQIEAKKTLAEQRIEHGLPESTTQVSHSHDNKVSEKDIPLFVPEEAESFFKHFEKVANIKEWSQEEWAQLFQLRLTGAAREAYTQLILEECQDYVTVENSILGSFQLTKEAYRKRFREMVEATTRTFAETARDLERSFQR; the protein is encoded by the exons ATGAAGTCATCTAAAGTGGCTGGAATGAAGGAagagatccttagacagttgagaACCAAAAACGAAGTGGCAGAATCCAGAAAGGAGCTGGAAGTGGAAAGAAGGATGATggacaggatgaa AggcagaaaaagagaaaacaaaaataaGAGAACTGGAACaggaaaagaaaaagagaaagccagaCTGCAggtagagaaagaaaaagagaaaaccagactagaggtggagaaagaaaaagagaaaacaaaacaaatacaGATAGAAGCCAAGAAAACGTTGGCAGAGCAAAGGATTGAGCATGGAttaccagagagcaccacccaagtATCACACTCACACGATAATAAAGTCAGTGAAAAGGACATTCCCCTGTTTGTGCCTgaggaggcagagagcttcttcaaaCATTTCGAGAAGGTGGCCAACATCAAAGAGTGGTCACAGGAAGAATGGGCCCAATTGTTTCAATTAaggttgaccggtgcagccagagaGGCATATACCCAATTGATATTGGAGGAATGCCAAGATTATGTGACAGTAGAGAACAGCATATTAGGCTCGTTCcagttgaccaaagaagcatataGGAAACGCTTCAGAGAAATGGTGGAGGCTACCACAAGAACGTTTGCTGAGACGGCAAGGGATCTGGAGAGAAGTTTCCAGAGATAG
- the LOC138351730 gene encoding uncharacterized protein, with the protein MTKAVAFDEISPRMLKEVAEALCKPLSVEYKKSLETGDLPESWEAANIDLNILKGEKVGDPNLQVGVLNLFITQVDEEDREKMAGSTFSRTQARTQASLNPGRPGFRDDNSCLRGLIEFYDHPTNIKQERKWWEDCIFLYCQKAFDKASHKRLLHKLEKRAGVVKCSNE; encoded by the coding sequence ATGACTAAGGCTGTTGCATTTGATGAAATCTCACCAAGAATGCTAAAAGAGGTGGCAGAAGCACTTTGCAAGCCACTATCTGTGGAGTATAaaaagtcactggaaacaggagatctACCAGAAAGTTGGGAAGCAGCTAACATAGACCTAAATATACTAAAAGGGGAGAAGGTGGGAGATCCTAACCTACAGGTCGGTGTCCTTAACTTGTTTATCACACAAGttgatgaagaagatcgtgagaaaatggCTGGTAGCACGTTTTCACGAACCCAGGCACGAACCCAGGCCTCCCTGAACCCAGGGAGGCCTGGGTTCAGGGATGACAATTCATGTCTcagaggtttaatagaattctatgaccacccaacaaacattaagcaagaaagaaaatggtgggaagactgcatttttttgtactgtcagaaagcttttgacaaagcCTCCCATAAGAGACttttgcataagttggagaaacgtgCTGGAGTGGTAAAGTGCTCCAAtgaataa